In a single window of the Papaver somniferum cultivar HN1 chromosome 8, ASM357369v1, whole genome shotgun sequence genome:
- the LOC113305216 gene encoding uncharacterized protein LOC113305216, protein MKKFVDTFREHWKRFGCSIMSDGWTDGKKRHLINFLVNCPKGSVFFKSVDASNRTNDADFIRKLVKKVIANVGAKNVVQFITDNGSNFKKEGKDLMLEYPHMFWTPCGAHCVQLMLEELGAMLPRLKTAIILGKRLVTYIYAHFQVLSLMRELTKADFHRSTKTRFATQYYTLEIIQKYKTPLQMVSVNDWWVKTRFDRETVGVNALKIVTNSKFWEDFDYSCRVLKPLVKVVRLVDIERKPTMPSFYEAMRIARDQLEKNLSEDNDTWDIVKAVFDKRWKNNFNHPLHCAAYYLNPSIFYKIPAHVKDNDPKYI, encoded by the coding sequence atgaagaagtttGTTGATACATTTAGGGAACATTGGAAAAGGTTTGGATGTTCTATCATGTCAGATGGTTGGACGGATGGGAAAAAACGACATCTTATTAACTTTTTGGTGAATTGTCCTAAAGGTTCAGTTTTTTTTAAGTCTGTGGATGCCTCAAATAGAACCAATGATGCTGATTTCATTCGCAAGCTTGTAAAGAAGGTAATTGCTAATGTTGGTGCAAAAAATGTAGTTCAGTTCATTACGGATAATGGTTCAAACTTCAAAAAGGAAGGGAAGGATTTAATGCTGGAATACCCACATATGTTTTGGACTCCTTGTGGTGCTCATTGTGTTCAGTTGATGCTAGAAGAACTTGGTGCCATGCTTCCACGACTCAAGACAGCCATCATTCTAGGTAAGAGACTGGTTACATATATTTATGCTCATTTTCAAGTATTGAGCTTAATGAGGGAGTTGACTAAAGCAGACTTTCATAGGTCTACAAAAACTAGATTTGCAACTCAATACTACACACTAGAGATTATTCAAAAGTATAAAACTCCTCTGCAAATGGTGTCTGTGAATGATTGGTGGGTAAAAACTAGGTTTGATAGAGAAACTGTTGGAGTAAATGCACTTAAGATTGTTACAAATAGTAAATTCTGGGAAGATTTTGATTACTCTTGTAGGGTGCTAAAGCCTTTAGTTAAGGTAGTAAGGTTAGTGGATATCGAACGCAAACCTACAATGCCTTCTTTTTATGAGGCAATGAGAATAGCAAGGGATCAACTTGAGAAGAACCTCAGTGAAGATAATGATACTTGGGATATAGTTAAGGCTGTTTTTGAtaaaagatggaagaataactTTAATCATCCGCTACATTGTGCCGCTTATTATTTAAATCCTTCCATATTCTATAAGATTCCAGCTCATGTGAAGGATAATGATCCAAAGTACATATAA